Proteins encoded within one genomic window of Streptomyces profundus:
- a CDS encoding isochorismatase family protein has protein sequence MAHIPPVAPYPLPAAHELPPNTAAWRPEPGRAVLLVHDMQRFFLRAFDGSALGEQLVTRVAALREAAAGAGVPVAYTAQPGRMSPQERGLLTDFWGQGMRAADDDRSIVEPLAPASGDWLFTKWRYSAFHRSSLLERMRAAGRDQLVVCGVYAHVGVLMTAVDAFSHDIEPFVAADAVADFSADHHRLALEYAAGRCAMVATTAQLVAWLGQAGASGTKLRTGAAR, from the coding sequence ATGGCCCATATCCCGCCCGTCGCCCCCTACCCCCTGCCGGCCGCGCACGAGTTGCCGCCGAACACCGCCGCCTGGCGACCAGAGCCCGGGCGGGCGGTGCTGCTCGTCCACGACATGCAACGCTTCTTCCTGCGCGCCTTCGACGGCAGCGCCCTGGGCGAACAGCTCGTCACCCGGGTGGCCGCCCTGCGCGAGGCCGCCGCCGGCGCGGGGGTGCCGGTGGCCTACACCGCGCAACCCGGCCGCATGTCCCCGCAGGAGCGCGGCCTGCTCACCGACTTCTGGGGCCAGGGCATGCGCGCGGCCGATGACGACCGGAGCATCGTCGAGCCGCTGGCCCCGGCCAGCGGCGACTGGCTCTTCACCAAGTGGCGCTACAGCGCCTTCCACCGCTCGTCGCTGCTGGAGCGGATGCGCGCCGCCGGCCGCGACCAGCTCGTCGTCTGCGGGGTGTACGCGCACGTGGGGGTGCTGATGACGGCCGTGGACGCGTTCAGCCACGACATCGAGCCCTTTGTCGCGGCCGACGCCGTAGCCGACTTCTCCGCCGACCACCACCGGCTCGCCCTGGAGTACGCGGCCGGCCGGTGTGCCATGGTCGCCACCACCGCGCAACTGGTCGCCTGGCTCGGCCAGGCCGGCGCGTCCGGCACGAAGCTCCGGACGGGGGCGGCGCGGTGA
- a CDS encoding anthranilate synthase family protein, with translation MSGAAGSVAARVLAGSPPAFAVLHRPHATGPDTLEILLGEVSTPATLADIPLPPLPRATAHRHQALVAVPFRQIAERGFQCTDDGAPLLALAVTEQAEVGREEFLAAVPDVPVRVTDGGFDLDDLAYAAVVRRVIGEEIGQGEGANFVLRRRYEATIPDFTPGTALAVFRRLLAHETGAYWTFLVHTGARTFVGATPERHVSLSGGTAAMNPISGTYRYPATGPTVPALLDFLHDTKETDELYMVVDEELKMMARVCDAEVRLHGPHLREMSRLAHTEYHITGRSTRDPRAILRETMFAPTVTGSPLENACRVISRHEVGGRGYYSGAMALIGRDEGGGPSLDSAIVIRTAEIEASGRLSIGVGATVVRHSDPASEADETRAKAAGLLSAMDSDGRGALGGDPRVAAALRRRNAQVARFWLAEEDRRAARDPALAGRRVLVVDAEDEFTAMLAHQLRSLGLTVTVRPAGEASAWEEHDVVLMGPGPGDPRSVRDPRIAAVRAAVRDLLATRHPFLAVCLSHQVLCHELGFELTRRSAPNQGAQSEINLFGARERVGFYNSFTATSPDDKVDCPGAGPVEVSRDPTTGEVHALRGGGFASVQFHAESVLTRNGARLLGRLLTEVLHGTAGDTSGVAG, from the coding sequence GTGAGCGGCGCGGCGGGCTCGGTCGCCGCGCGGGTGCTGGCCGGGAGCCCGCCGGCGTTCGCGGTGCTGCACCGGCCGCACGCGACGGGGCCTGACACCCTGGAGATCCTGCTGGGCGAGGTGTCGACGCCCGCCACGCTCGCCGACATCCCCCTGCCGCCCCTGCCCCGCGCCACGGCCCACCGCCACCAGGCGCTGGTCGCCGTCCCGTTCCGCCAGATCGCCGAGCGCGGGTTCCAGTGCACCGACGACGGGGCGCCGCTGCTGGCCCTGGCCGTGACCGAGCAGGCCGAGGTGGGGCGGGAGGAGTTCCTCGCCGCCGTGCCCGACGTCCCGGTTCGGGTCACCGACGGGGGCTTCGACCTCGACGACCTGGCCTACGCGGCGGTCGTGCGGCGCGTCATCGGCGAGGAGATCGGGCAGGGCGAGGGCGCGAACTTCGTGCTCAGGCGCCGCTACGAGGCGACCATCCCCGACTTCACGCCGGGCACGGCGCTGGCCGTCTTCCGGCGGCTGCTGGCCCACGAGACCGGCGCCTACTGGACGTTCCTCGTGCACACCGGCGCCCGCACGTTCGTCGGCGCCACGCCCGAGCGGCACGTCAGTCTCAGCGGCGGGACCGCGGCGATGAACCCCATCAGCGGCACCTACCGCTACCCCGCCACGGGACCGACCGTGCCCGCGCTGCTCGACTTCCTCCACGACACCAAGGAGACGGACGAGCTGTACATGGTCGTCGACGAGGAGCTGAAGATGATGGCGCGCGTCTGCGACGCGGAGGTCCGCCTGCACGGGCCGCACCTGCGGGAGATGTCGCGCCTGGCGCACACCGAGTACCACATCACGGGACGCAGCACCCGCGACCCGCGCGCCATCCTCCGCGAGACGATGTTCGCCCCGACGGTGACCGGCAGCCCGCTGGAGAACGCCTGCCGCGTCATCAGCCGCCACGAGGTCGGCGGGCGCGGCTACTACAGCGGCGCCATGGCGCTGATCGGCCGGGACGAGGGCGGCGGTCCCTCGCTGGACTCGGCCATCGTGATCCGCACGGCCGAGATCGAGGCGTCCGGCCGGCTGAGCATCGGCGTCGGCGCCACCGTGGTCCGGCACTCCGACCCGGCCTCGGAAGCCGACGAGACACGGGCCAAGGCCGCCGGGCTGCTGTCGGCGATGGACTCTGACGGGCGCGGCGCGTTGGGCGGCGACCCGAGGGTCGCCGCCGCGCTGCGCCGCCGCAACGCGCAGGTCGCCCGGTTCTGGCTGGCCGAGGAGGATCGGCGCGCCGCGCGCGATCCGGCGCTCGCGGGGCGGCGCGTCCTGGTCGTCGACGCCGAGGACGAGTTCACCGCCATGCTGGCGCACCAACTCCGCTCGCTCGGGCTCACGGTGACGGTGCGCCCGGCGGGTGAGGCGTCCGCGTGGGAGGAGCACGACGTGGTCCTGATGGGGCCGGGCCCCGGTGACCCCAGGTCGGTGCGCGACCCCAGGATCGCCGCGGTGCGCGCCGCCGTGCGCGACCTGCTGGCCACGCGCCACCCCTTTCTCGCCGTGTGCCTCAGCCACCAGGTCCTGTGCCACGAGTTGGGCTTCGAGCTGACCCGCCGCTCCGCCCCCAACCAGGGGGCGCAGTCGGAGATCAACCTCTTCGGCGCGCGGGAGCGCGTCGGGTTCTACAACTCGTTCACGGCCACCTCCCCCGACGACAAGGTGGACTGCCCCGGCGCCGGCCCGGTGGAGGTCAGCAGGGATCCCACCACGGGGGAGGTGCACGCGCTGCGCGGCGGCGGCTTCGCGTCGGTGCAGTTCCACGCCGAGTCGGTGCTCACCAGGAACGGCGCGCGCCTCCTGGGCCGCCTGCTGACGGAGGTGCTGCACGGCACCGCCGGCGACACGAGCGGGGTGGCCGGATGA
- the rfbA gene encoding glucose-1-phosphate thymidylyltransferase RfbA — translation MKGIILAGGSGSRLRPLTGPLSKQLLPVYDKPMVYYPLSVLMLAGIRDVLVISSAQHTGMFRALLGDGSRLGLTIDYAEQNSPNGIAEAFLIGADHIGDDDVALILGDNVFHGPGFSHLLQSAVSALDGCTLFGYPVTDPQRYGVGEVDAGGRLVSIEEKPRRPRSNLAITGLYLYDSEVVSIAKNITPSARGELEITDVNNAYLERDRARLTRLGRGFAWLDMGTHESLLQAGQYVQVLEQRQGERIACVEEVALRMGFITPEQCYRLGLAMAGSGYGDYVLDVAARHLASAAR, via the coding sequence ATGAAGGGCATCATCCTGGCCGGCGGCAGCGGCAGCCGGCTGCGCCCGCTGACCGGCCCGTTGTCGAAGCAACTGCTGCCGGTCTACGACAAGCCGATGGTGTACTACCCGCTGTCGGTGCTGATGCTGGCCGGCATCCGCGACGTCCTGGTCATCTCGTCGGCGCAGCACACCGGCATGTTCCGGGCCCTGCTGGGCGACGGCTCCCGGCTCGGGCTGACGATCGACTACGCGGAGCAGAACAGCCCCAACGGCATCGCGGAGGCGTTCCTCATCGGGGCGGACCACATCGGTGACGACGATGTGGCCCTCATCCTGGGCGACAACGTCTTCCACGGCCCCGGCTTCTCCCACCTGCTCCAGTCGGCCGTCTCCGCCCTGGACGGCTGCACCCTGTTCGGCTACCCGGTCACCGACCCGCAGCGCTATGGCGTCGGCGAGGTGGACGCGGGGGGCCGGCTGGTGTCCATCGAGGAGAAGCCGCGCCGCCCGCGTTCCAACCTCGCGATCACCGGCCTGTACCTCTACGACAGCGAGGTGGTGAGCATCGCGAAGAACATCACCCCGTCGGCCCGGGGGGAGTTGGAGATCACCGACGTCAACAACGCCTACCTGGAGCGGGATCGGGCGCGGCTGACCCGGCTTGGCCGCGGGTTCGCGTGGCTGGACATGGGCACCCACGAGTCGCTGCTCCAGGCCGGCCAGTACGTCCAGGTGCTGGAGCAGCGGCAGGGCGAACGCATCGCCTGCGTGGAGGAGGTGGCCCTGCGCATGGGGTTCATCACCCCCGAGCAGTGTTACCGGCTGGGCCTGGCCATGGCGGGTTCGGGCTACGGCGACTACGTCCTGGACGTGGCGGCCCGGCACCTCGCCTCGGCCGCGAGGTGA
- a CDS encoding NDP-hexose 2,3-dehydratase family protein gives MSTPTPPHPRPPELAHEVNAHRMARSARSPGVVVPSLRDFLRSVDEARERIYTTAEPVPLDRLDGWDHTPDGAALAHRSGGFFRVVGVSVDMPDGAVPRWSQPIIHQPETGILGFLVREFDGVPHLLAQLKPEPGNRNGLQISPTVQATHSNYTGLHRGRRVPYLEHFLDPPPGRVLADVRQSEQGAWFLGKRNRNMVVETTADVEVLDGFQWLTLGQLHGLLSVDDMVNMDSRTVLSCLPFSGAGAPTAGSGFGAALDRSCGPEGGALHSTTDLLSWVTGARSVARGSTTRAPLRSLPGWRQADGRISHEDGLFFDVIGVRVEAAGREVDRWSQPMLAARGTGLVALLVAEFGGVLHLLLNLRPEPGLLDGPELAPTVQCTPDTYARLPADARPVFLDEILAAGPERVRFDAVQSDEGGRFYHTASRHLVVETDPLPEPPGFRWMTLRQAQELLRHSNYLNVQARSLLACLRSLTGREEP, from the coding sequence ATGAGCACGCCGACCCCGCCTCACCCCCGCCCGCCCGAACTCGCCCACGAGGTGAACGCCCACCGCATGGCGCGCTCCGCCCGCTCGCCCGGGGTCGTCGTCCCGTCGCTGCGGGACTTCCTCCGCTCGGTCGACGAGGCGCGGGAACGCATCTACACCACCGCGGAGCCGGTGCCCCTCGACCGCCTCGACGGGTGGGACCACACCCCGGACGGGGCGGCCCTGGCCCACCGCAGCGGCGGGTTCTTCCGCGTCGTGGGGGTGAGTGTCGACATGCCGGACGGTGCCGTCCCGCGCTGGAGCCAGCCGATCATCCACCAGCCGGAGACCGGCATCCTCGGCTTCCTGGTGCGGGAGTTCGACGGGGTGCCGCATCTGCTGGCGCAGCTCAAGCCCGAGCCGGGGAACCGCAACGGGCTCCAGATCTCCCCCACCGTGCAGGCGACGCACAGCAACTACACCGGGCTGCACCGGGGCCGGCGCGTGCCGTATCTGGAGCACTTCCTCGACCCGCCCCCGGGACGGGTGCTCGCCGATGTGCGCCAGTCCGAGCAGGGGGCCTGGTTCCTGGGCAAGCGGAACCGGAACATGGTGGTGGAGACCACGGCGGACGTCGAGGTGCTGGACGGCTTCCAGTGGCTGACGCTCGGCCAGCTGCACGGGCTGCTGTCCGTCGACGACATGGTGAACATGGACAGCCGCACCGTGCTCTCCTGTCTGCCGTTCAGCGGCGCCGGCGCGCCGACGGCCGGGTCGGGCTTCGGCGCCGCCCTGGACCGATCGTGCGGTCCGGAGGGCGGCGCGCTGCACTCCACCACCGACCTCCTCAGCTGGGTCACCGGGGCCCGCAGCGTCGCCCGAGGGTCGACGACCCGCGCGCCGCTGCGTTCGCTGCCGGGCTGGCGGCAGGCCGACGGGCGCATCTCGCACGAGGACGGCCTGTTCTTCGACGTGATCGGGGTGCGGGTCGAGGCGGCAGGACGGGAGGTCGACCGCTGGAGCCAGCCGATGCTGGCCGCCCGTGGCACGGGCCTCGTCGCGCTGCTGGTCGCCGAGTTCGGCGGCGTCCTGCACCTCCTGCTGAACCTGCGGCCGGAGCCCGGGCTGCTCGACGGGCCCGAGCTGGCGCCGACCGTGCAGTGCACGCCGGACACGTACGCGCGGCTGCCGGCCGACGCCCGTCCGGTCTTCCTCGACGAGATCCTCGCCGCCGGCCCCGAGCGCGTCAGGTTCGACGCCGTCCAGTCCGACGAGGGTGGGCGTTTCTACCACACCGCCAGCCGTCATCTCGTCGTCGAGACCGACCCGCTGCCCGAGCCGCCCGGCTTCCGGTGGATGACCCTGCGCCAGGCGCAGGAGCTCCTCCGGCACAGCAACTACCTCAATGTGCAGGCGCGCAGCCTGCTGGCCTGCCTGCGCAGCCTCACCGGTCGAGAGGAGCCATGA
- a CDS encoding MerR family transcriptional regulator, whose translation MRIGEFSRRTGVSERLLRYYEEQGLLHPYRRPSGYREYQEGDVEAVRRIRTLLSAGLPTVLIAEVLPCMRDDGEKLVPTCAEMMDDLHEARARLTNVIDELSASRAVLDEVIAAAPPVVEAV comes from the coding sequence GTGCGGATCGGGGAGTTCTCGCGTCGCACCGGGGTCAGCGAACGGCTGCTCCGTTACTACGAGGAGCAGGGGCTCCTGCATCCGTACCGGCGCCCCAGCGGGTACCGCGAGTACCAGGAGGGGGACGTGGAGGCGGTGCGCCGCATCCGCACCCTGCTGTCCGCCGGTCTGCCCACCGTCCTCATCGCCGAGGTGCTGCCGTGCATGCGGGACGACGGCGAGAAGCTGGTCCCCACCTGCGCCGAGATGATGGACGACCTGCACGAGGCCAGGGCCCGGCTCACCAACGTCATCGACGAGCTGAGCGCGTCGCGTGCCGTGCTCGACGAGGTGATCGCCGCCGCCCCGCCCGTGGTGGAGGCCGTGTGA
- a CDS encoding MFS transporter has translation MRAKETPVTTGDSAPQRAGRREWIGLAVLALPTVVLAMDMTVLHLAAPTISADLSPTGSQLLWILDIYGFLIAGFLMTMGTLGDRIGRRRLLLAGAAAFTAASVLAAYAQSAEMLIAARALLGVAGATLMPSTLALISTMFAVPAQRSFAVAVWMTAFISGEAIGPLVGGALLEFFWWGSVFLIAVPVMLLLLVAGPRLLPEQRGGRAAGRFDVVSAVLSMVAVLSLVYAVKRLSESGPGTVPLAWALLGLAVGGVFLRRQKKLAEPLLDLGLFRLPAFSAALSTQTLAVCGMAGTQLLLMQYLQSVIGLSPLEAGLWTLPAVAVGIGGTLLAPKVVAVVRPAIVVAVCLVVAAVGAALVTAADGEDGLAWAVTGFTVLYVGITPILALTTDLIVGSAPPERAGAASAISESGAELGLALGMALLGSLGLAVYRQQLADHAPDGVGDEALHDAQETIGGAVSTAEDLPEPLGGALLDAAREAFTTGLHATALLTAVALLGAAVLAAVSLRRTPPTGQESPDQEPEPAKAA, from the coding sequence ATCCGAGCGAAGGAGACACCTGTGACCACCGGCGACAGCGCACCGCAGCGGGCGGGGCGGCGGGAGTGGATCGGGCTGGCCGTACTCGCCCTGCCCACCGTCGTGCTGGCGATGGACATGACCGTGCTGCATCTGGCCGCCCCCACCATCAGTGCGGATCTCTCCCCCACGGGCAGCCAGTTGCTGTGGATCCTGGACATCTACGGCTTCCTGATCGCCGGTTTCCTGATGACCATGGGGACACTCGGCGACCGCATCGGGCGCCGCCGGCTGCTGCTCGCCGGCGCCGCCGCGTTCACCGCCGCCTCGGTGCTGGCCGCCTACGCGCAGAGCGCCGAGATGCTCATCGCCGCACGGGCGTTGCTGGGGGTGGCCGGCGCCACCCTGATGCCCTCGACGTTGGCGCTGATCTCGACGATGTTCGCCGTTCCGGCCCAACGCTCGTTCGCGGTCGCGGTCTGGATGACCGCGTTCATCAGCGGCGAGGCCATCGGCCCGCTGGTGGGCGGCGCGCTGCTGGAGTTCTTCTGGTGGGGCTCCGTCTTCCTCATCGCCGTGCCGGTGATGCTGCTGCTGCTCGTCGCCGGGCCCCGGCTGTTGCCCGAGCAGCGCGGGGGGCGCGCGGCCGGGCGCTTCGACGTGGTCAGTGCGGTGCTCTCGATGGTGGCCGTGCTCTCCCTGGTGTACGCCGTCAAACGGCTGTCGGAGTCAGGGCCCGGGACGGTGCCGCTGGCGTGGGCGCTGTTGGGTCTCGCCGTCGGCGGGGTGTTCCTGCGGCGGCAGAAGAAGCTCGCCGAACCCCTGTTGGACCTGGGGCTCTTCCGTCTCCCGGCGTTCAGCGCCGCCCTGAGCACCCAGACGCTGGCGGTGTGCGGAATGGCCGGCACCCAGCTGCTGCTGATGCAGTACCTCCAGTCCGTCATCGGTCTCTCGCCGCTGGAGGCGGGGCTGTGGACGCTGCCGGCGGTCGCCGTCGGGATCGGCGGCACGCTGCTGGCGCCCAAGGTGGTGGCCGTGGTGCGGCCGGCGATCGTGGTCGCCGTGTGCCTGGTGGTGGCCGCCGTGGGCGCGGCGCTGGTCACCGCGGCGGACGGCGAGGACGGCCTGGCGTGGGCGGTCACCGGCTTCACCGTGCTGTATGTCGGCATCACCCCGATCCTCGCCCTGACCACGGACCTGATCGTCGGCTCGGCGCCGCCGGAGCGCGCCGGCGCCGCCTCGGCCATCTCGGAGAGCGGCGCCGAACTCGGCCTGGCCCTGGGCATGGCGCTGCTGGGCAGCCTGGGCCTCGCCGTCTACCGGCAGCAGCTGGCCGACCACGCGCCGGACGGCGTCGGCGACGAGGCGTTGCACGACGCCCAGGAGACCATCGGCGGCGCGGTCAGCACCGCGGAGGATCTGCCGGAGCCGCTGGGCGGCGCGCTGCTCGACGCGGCCCGCGAGGCGTTCACCACCGGGCTGCACGCCACGGCGCTGCTCACGGCGGTCGCCCTCCTGGGCGCGGCCGTGCTGGCCGCGGTGTCCCTGCGCCGCACCCCGCCCACCGGTCAGGAGTCGCCGGACCAGGAGCCGGAGCCGGCCAAGGCGGCCTGA
- a CDS encoding carbohydrate-binding module family 20 domain-containing protein, translated as MSARSQGRPRVRRLRRFGSALLAGLVAATATVVGLTAPAAQAAPPGDRDVTAVLFNWNFDSIARECTTRLGPAGYGYVQVSPPQEQIQGGQWWTNYQPVSYEINSRLGNRAQFQNMVSTCRDAGVGVVVDAVINHMSAGSGTGTGGSSYTKYDYPAAPYSDWDFNDCRRDIGDNYGDRYNVQNCELVGLADLNTGKDYVRQRIADYLDDLLSLGVAGFRVDAVKHIPAGDLAAIRSRLSDPNVYWKQEAIHGAGEAILPDEYLGTGDVQEFRYGRDLKRIFENESLAYLENFGEGWGYMPSGGSAVFVDNHDTERNGSTLNYRSGANYTLANVFMLAWPYGTPDVHSGYEFSDHDAGPPGNGQVNACWQDGWTCQHAWPEIESMVEFRNVSRGQSVTDWWDNGNDAIAFGRGDQAYVVINHESGSLSQTFQTSLAAGTYCDVQSGGSVTVDGAGRFTATLGGDTALALHTGARTCEGGGGPGQPDPVAGASFQVEAETAWGESVHVVGSVPQLGDWNPERAVRLSADTYPIWRATLALPTGTTFEYKYLRRVDGQPGVVWESGANRTGTVPQNGSLTLNDTWRP; from the coding sequence ATGTCCGCACGTTCCCAGGGAAGACCCCGCGTTCGAAGACTCAGGCGCTTCGGTAGCGCGCTCCTCGCCGGCCTGGTCGCCGCGACGGCGACCGTCGTCGGCCTCACCGCCCCCGCCGCGCAGGCGGCGCCGCCCGGAGACCGGGATGTCACGGCGGTGCTGTTCAACTGGAACTTCGACTCCATCGCCCGCGAGTGCACCACCAGGCTCGGCCCGGCCGGATACGGCTATGTCCAGGTCTCCCCGCCGCAGGAGCAGATCCAGGGCGGCCAGTGGTGGACCAATTACCAGCCCGTCAGCTATGAGATCAACAGCCGCCTCGGCAATCGCGCACAGTTCCAGAACATGGTCTCCACCTGCCGCGACGCCGGCGTGGGCGTGGTCGTCGACGCGGTGATCAACCACATGTCGGCCGGCTCGGGCACCGGCACGGGCGGATCGTCCTACACCAAGTACGACTACCCCGCCGCGCCCTACAGCGACTGGGACTTCAACGACTGCCGCCGCGACATCGGCGACAACTACGGCGACCGCTACAACGTGCAGAACTGCGAGCTGGTCGGGCTGGCCGACCTGAACACCGGCAAGGACTACGTCCGGCAGCGCATCGCCGACTACCTCGACGACCTTCTCTCCCTCGGCGTGGCCGGCTTCCGGGTCGACGCCGTCAAGCACATCCCCGCCGGCGACCTCGCCGCCATCCGCTCCCGGCTGTCCGACCCGAACGTCTACTGGAAGCAGGAGGCGATCCACGGCGCGGGTGAGGCGATCCTCCCCGACGAGTACCTGGGGACCGGCGACGTCCAGGAGTTCCGCTACGGCAGGGACCTCAAGCGGATCTTCGAGAACGAGAGCCTCGCGTACCTGGAGAACTTCGGCGAGGGCTGGGGCTACATGCCCAGCGGCGGCTCGGCGGTCTTCGTGGACAACCACGACACCGAGCGCAACGGCTCGACGCTCAACTACCGGAGCGGCGCGAACTACACCCTGGCCAACGTCTTCATGCTGGCCTGGCCCTACGGGACACCCGATGTCCACTCCGGCTACGAGTTCAGCGACCACGACGCGGGCCCGCCCGGCAACGGGCAGGTGAACGCCTGCTGGCAGGACGGCTGGACGTGCCAGCACGCCTGGCCCGAGATCGAGAGCATGGTCGAGTTCCGCAACGTCAGTCGCGGCCAGTCCGTCACCGACTGGTGGGACAACGGCAACGATGCCATCGCCTTCGGCCGCGGCGACCAGGCGTATGTCGTCATCAACCACGAATCCGGCTCGCTGAGCCAGACCTTCCAGACCTCGCTCGCCGCCGGCACCTACTGCGACGTCCAGAGCGGCGGTTCGGTCACCGTCGACGGCGCCGGCCGGTTCACCGCCACCCTCGGCGGCGACACCGCGCTGGCCCTGCACACCGGAGCCCGCACCTGCGAAGGCGGCGGCGGCCCGGGCCAGCCCGATCCGGTCGCGGGCGCCTCGTTCCAGGTCGAGGCGGAGACGGCCTGGGGCGAGAGCGTCCATGTCGTCGGCAGCGTCCCGCAGCTCGGCGACTGGAACCCGGAGCGGGCCGTCCGGCTCAGCGCCGACACCTACCCGATCTGGCGTGCCACCCTCGCTCTGCCGACCGGTACGACCTTCGAGTACAAGTACCTCCGCCGCGTGGACGGACAGCCCGGAGTCGTCTGGGAGAGCGGCGCCAACCGCACGGGCACCGTCCCGCAGAACGGCTCCCTCACCCTGAACGACACCTGGCGCCCCTGA